From the genome of Cottoperca gobio unplaced genomic scaffold, fCotGob3.1 fCotGob3_293arrow_ctg1, whole genome shotgun sequence, one region includes:
- the dph3 gene encoding diphthamide biosynthesis protein 3, producing MSVFHDEVEIEDFEYDEDTETFYFPCPCGDKFAITKEDLENGEEVATCPSCSLIVKVIYDQECFLSGEMIDAPSSENKLELVQT from the exons ATGTCGGTGTTTCACGACGAAGTGGAGATCGAGGACTTCGAATACGACGAGGACACGGAGACATTTTACTTCCCCTGTCCCTGCGGAGACAAGTTCGCCATAACTAAA gaggatcTGGAGAACGGCGAGGAGGTGGCGACGTGTCCGAGCTGCTCGCTCATCGTGAAAGTGATCTACGATCAG gaaTGTTTCCTGTCCGGAGAAATGATCGACGCTCCGTCTTCAGAAAACAAACTGGAGCTGGTTCAGACCTGA